In Pseudonocardia sp. EC080619-01, the following proteins share a genomic window:
- a CDS encoding acetyl-CoA hydrolase/transferase family protein, whose protein sequence is MAPQDTARRARELVEVVGDGDLIVSAALGTQPRHLLRALADHAARLSRIELAAGMFFSDYAVLTSPAVRFRTWFPPGTAPGQSVPGDRVEYLPMGWAQVVDWLTHRAQPDVAVLQVSTADADGWHSYGISSSYTSAAVRAARLVLAEVNPQMPRTRGARVHRSELDGVLEVDEPVPEYPRRSPAEVDHAIAEHVAGLVTDGRTLQAGVGSIPDAVFRRLAKEGRHDLRIHGAAGPGLLELHNAGCLAEGPMTVGEVMGDRELYDAVDDSPLITMVGGDRTHSAAALLAVPNMTCINSALSVDVYGQVNTEYVDGRHVGAVGGAIDYSRAATWPGNEGIVALRSTTSRGAVSRIVPRLDAATVSLPRDSTRFVVTEYGVADLRDRTVPERRSALARIAHPAFRSSLEES, encoded by the coding sequence ATGGCGCCCCAGGACACCGCGCGACGGGCGCGCGAGCTCGTCGAGGTCGTCGGCGACGGCGACCTCATCGTCTCGGCGGCCCTCGGCACCCAGCCGAGACACCTGTTGCGAGCCCTGGCCGACCACGCTGCGCGACTGTCTCGGATCGAACTGGCCGCCGGGATGTTCTTCTCCGACTACGCCGTACTGACCTCGCCCGCTGTCCGGTTCCGAACCTGGTTTCCGCCCGGCACCGCGCCCGGTCAGTCGGTTCCGGGCGACCGGGTGGAGTACCTGCCGATGGGCTGGGCACAAGTGGTCGACTGGCTCACCCACCGGGCACAGCCCGACGTCGCAGTACTGCAGGTCTCCACCGCCGACGCCGACGGCTGGCACAGCTACGGCATCAGCTCCAGCTACACCTCCGCCGCTGTGCGCGCGGCGCGGCTGGTCCTGGCCGAGGTCAACCCACAGATGCCACGCACCCGCGGCGCCCGCGTCCACCGATCCGAACTCGACGGGGTGTTGGAGGTCGACGAACCCGTTCCGGAGTACCCCCGACGATCCCCGGCCGAGGTCGACCACGCCATCGCCGAGCACGTCGCGGGCCTGGTCACCGACGGGCGCACCCTGCAGGCCGGCGTCGGTTCGATCCCGGACGCGGTGTTTCGCAGGCTCGCCAAGGAGGGGCGCCACGACCTGCGAATCCACGGCGCCGCCGGCCCCGGCCTGCTCGAGCTCCACAACGCAGGCTGCCTGGCCGAGGGGCCGATGACCGTCGGTGAGGTGATGGGCGACCGCGAGCTGTACGACGCGGTCGACGACAGCCCGCTGATCACGATGGTGGGTGGCGACCGAACCCACTCCGCGGCCGCGCTGCTTGCGGTGCCCAACATGACCTGCATCAACTCCGCGCTGTCCGTGGATGTCTACGGGCAGGTCAACACCGAGTACGTCGACGGTCGACACGTCGGCGCGGTCGGTGGCGCCATCGACTACTCCCGGGCCGCCACGTGGCCGGGGAACGAGGGCATCGTCGCGCTGCGCTCGACGACCTCCCGCGGCGCGGTCTCCCGAATCGTCCCCCGCCTCGACGCCGCGACCGTCTCCCTACCCCGCGACTCGACCCGATTCGTCGTCACCGAGTACGGCGTGGCCGATCTCCGGGACAGAACGGTCCCGGAACGACGCAGCGCGCTCGCCCGCATCGCCCACCCCGCCTTCCGCTCGTCCTTGGAGGAGTCGTGA
- a CDS encoding hydroxymethylglutaryl-CoA lyase, producing MTVLLPDPAQIDETEVRVCEVWPRDGIQGWSKPVPTEDKLKVIAASLAAGVTEIDTTSFVSPRATAQFGDAEQLLVRMHEEGLKATVRVLTVNTRSFDRIAANPLLCDTIDVCGFPISASESHNLANLRRSHADHLETLASMIDRCAGLDLAPLFCVATAYGCPLEGVVPQDKVLELARWAYDRGVRTIMLGDTTGMADPRHAWELFSRMKRELPEAQLVAHFHDTRGSGIANTLAAIAAGVRVVDSSLGGLGGEPPSVEQNHSGESGNVCTEDLVAVLQRMGYRTGIDQRQLLEAGRLVEQVCGTALRSQVLRAGAAVAR from the coding sequence GTGACCGTCCTGCTCCCCGACCCCGCACAGATCGACGAAACCGAGGTGAGGGTCTGCGAGGTCTGGCCGCGCGACGGCATTCAGGGCTGGTCGAAGCCGGTTCCCACCGAGGACAAGCTGAAGGTGATCGCGGCATCGCTGGCAGCCGGAGTCACCGAGATCGACACGACGTCATTCGTCTCCCCCAGGGCCACCGCCCAGTTCGGCGACGCCGAGCAACTCCTGGTGCGGATGCACGAAGAGGGGCTCAAAGCCACCGTCCGGGTACTGACGGTGAACACCCGCAGCTTCGACCGGATCGCGGCGAACCCGCTGCTGTGCGACACCATCGACGTGTGTGGGTTCCCGATCTCGGCCAGTGAGTCACACAACCTCGCCAACCTGCGTCGCTCGCACGCCGATCACCTCGAGACCCTAGCGTCGATGATCGACCGCTGCGCCGGTCTCGATCTCGCGCCGCTGTTCTGCGTCGCCACCGCCTACGGGTGCCCGCTCGAGGGAGTCGTCCCCCAGGACAAGGTGCTCGAGCTCGCCAGATGGGCCTACGACCGCGGGGTCCGCACGATCATGCTGGGCGACACGACCGGGATGGCTGACCCACGCCATGCCTGGGAGCTGTTCTCGCGGATGAAGCGGGAGCTGCCCGAAGCCCAACTCGTCGCACACTTCCACGACACCCGTGGCAGCGGGATCGCCAACACCCTCGCCGCGATCGCGGCCGGGGTTCGGGTCGTCGACTCCTCACTCGGCGGGCTCGGCGGTGAGCCACCGTCGGTGGAGCAGAACCACAGCGGCGAGTCGGGAAACGTCTGCACCGAAGACCTCGTCGCTGTCTTGCAACGGATGGGCTACCGCACAGGGATCGACCAGCGGCAGCTGCTGGAGGCGGGCAGGCTCGTCGAACAGGTGTGTGGCACGGCACTTCGCAGCCAGGTGCTGCGCGCCGGCGCCGCGGTGGCTCGATGA
- a CDS encoding acetoacetate--CoA ligase, whose protein sequence is MNRPTDGSPTTWQEATPSPAWSPTSKPVAGSQMHAFGAWLQEHGLGPDDPTEHHALHAWSVEQRSLFWAALWDFFALHPERTDGPVVVDDHMPGARWFPGQQLGYPSVALDHDPTATALICCDETGTTGLVSYGQLSAEVGQAAAAFAALGVGPGDRVAAVLPNRREAVVAFLATASLGAIWVLCSPEFGAASIVSRLAQTEPVLLVTTDAYRYNGRVHDVRDKLAEAATGLPTVLAAVEVRSGLVATRPDAPPAWDTLLAGSAGTAPPVPVAFDHPLWILFSSGTTGVPKAMVHGHGGIVLEHLKSLVLHNDLRPGQVLFWYTSTAWMMWNYQVGALLAGATALLFDGAPAPERLWSLVSEHSVNVFGASPGFFQGSLDEGHVRPGPRLLTVGSTGSPLLEPTERDMGLALGDAVTIASVSGGTDVCSAFVGPTPLLPVRRGQMQARMLGVACEAFDAAGTAVVDEIGELVVTAAMPSMPLSFWGDDGTRLHETYFSTYPGVWRHGDWIRFTPEGGAVISGRSDATLNRGGVRMGTSEFYRVLQGVPEIEDSLVVDTGELVLFVVLRDDNDLDDDLRGRIRTLVRADISPRHVPDLVVVVPAIPYTLTGKKCEIPVKRLLQGDAVADVADPQSLRNAEALTSIVEAASAVTEWSTR, encoded by the coding sequence ATGAACCGCCCGACGGATGGGTCGCCGACGACGTGGCAGGAAGCGACACCGAGTCCGGCCTGGTCACCGACGTCCAAGCCTGTCGCCGGGTCGCAGATGCACGCGTTCGGCGCCTGGCTCCAGGAACACGGACTGGGCCCGGACGACCCGACCGAGCACCACGCCCTGCACGCCTGGTCGGTCGAACAGCGGTCGCTCTTCTGGGCAGCGCTCTGGGACTTCTTCGCGCTGCACCCCGAACGCACCGACGGCCCGGTGGTCGTCGATGACCACATGCCCGGCGCACGGTGGTTCCCGGGTCAACAGCTCGGCTACCCGTCGGTGGCCCTCGACCACGACCCGACAGCGACCGCTCTGATCTGCTGCGATGAGACCGGGACGACCGGGCTCGTGTCCTACGGTCAGCTCAGCGCAGAGGTCGGTCAGGCCGCCGCCGCCTTCGCCGCGCTCGGAGTGGGTCCGGGAGACCGGGTTGCGGCAGTCCTTCCCAACCGGCGGGAGGCTGTCGTCGCATTCCTCGCCACCGCATCCCTCGGCGCAATCTGGGTGCTCTGCTCCCCCGAGTTCGGCGCCGCCTCGATCGTCTCGCGGCTCGCCCAGACCGAACCCGTCCTGCTCGTCACCACCGACGCCTACCGCTACAACGGTCGCGTCCACGACGTTCGCGACAAGCTCGCCGAGGCGGCCACCGGGCTGCCCACGGTGCTGGCAGCCGTCGAGGTCCGGTCCGGCCTCGTCGCGACCCGGCCGGACGCGCCGCCTGCGTGGGACACCCTGCTCGCGGGCTCAGCCGGGACTGCTCCCCCCGTCCCGGTCGCCTTCGACCACCCTCTGTGGATCCTGTTCTCCAGCGGTACCACCGGCGTTCCCAAAGCGATGGTCCACGGTCACGGCGGAATCGTGCTCGAGCACCTCAAGTCGCTGGTCCTGCACAACGACCTGCGACCGGGACAGGTGCTGTTCTGGTACACCTCCACCGCCTGGATGATGTGGAACTACCAGGTCGGTGCGCTACTGGCGGGGGCCACCGCGCTGCTCTTCGACGGTGCACCCGCTCCTGAGCGACTGTGGTCGCTGGTCAGCGAGCACAGCGTGAACGTGTTCGGAGCGAGCCCCGGATTCTTCCAGGGATCACTGGACGAAGGGCACGTTCGCCCGGGTCCGCGGTTGCTCACTGTGGGGAGCACGGGATCGCCCCTGCTCGAGCCGACCGAGCGCGACATGGGCCTGGCTCTCGGCGACGCAGTGACGATCGCGTCGGTCAGCGGAGGCACCGACGTGTGCTCGGCGTTCGTGGGGCCCACACCCCTGCTGCCCGTCCGCCGCGGCCAGATGCAGGCCCGCATGCTCGGCGTGGCATGCGAGGCGTTCGACGCGGCGGGCACAGCCGTGGTCGACGAGATCGGCGAGCTCGTCGTGACCGCAGCGATGCCGTCGATGCCGTTGTCGTTCTGGGGCGACGACGGCACCCGTCTGCACGAGACCTACTTCAGCACGTATCCGGGCGTGTGGCGGCACGGCGACTGGATCCGTTTCACCCCCGAAGGCGGCGCGGTCATCAGCGGTCGCTCGGACGCGACGCTCAACCGGGGCGGTGTCCGGATGGGCACCTCGGAGTTCTACCGAGTGCTCCAGGGCGTACCCGAGATCGAGGACTCGCTGGTGGTCGACACCGGCGAGCTGGTCCTTTTCGTCGTCCTTCGCGACGACAACGACCTCGACGACGACCTACGCGGCCGCATCCGCACCCTCGTCCGCGCGGACATTTCACCGCGGCACGTGCCGGACCTCGTCGTAGTGGTGCCCGCAATCCCCTACACCCTGACCGGCAAGAAGTGCGAGATCCCGGTCAAGCGGCTCCTACAAGGCGACGCGGTCGCCGACGTCGCCGATCCCCAGTCACTACGCAACGCCGAGGCTCTGACCTCGATCGTCGAGGCGGCGAGCGCCGTCACTGAATGGAGCACCCGATGA
- a CDS encoding enoyl-CoA hydratase/isomerase family protein, whose product MNFTSILLDVRDGAAVITINRPEQRNALNNTVLAELGHAVELATADPEVSSIVLTGAGEKAFCAGGDLKEMGAPVDALAEHRGRGALAEFFGKLWAAGKPTIARVDGYCLAGGFGVALACDIVVASDRSTFGAPEVKVGLWPYMITLPLIRSMPPKLALKLMMTGERIDARRGAEIGFVTDVVSPDQLDTQVTDYVSTFRSVSPQAVALGRGAFYQVVDHEPQARLSQLHAGLGVALTMPDAAEGLAAFAEKRPPRWAREQ is encoded by the coding sequence ATGAACTTCACCTCCATCCTGCTCGACGTCCGCGACGGCGCCGCCGTCATCACGATCAACCGGCCCGAGCAGCGAAACGCCCTGAACAACACCGTGCTCGCCGAACTCGGTCACGCCGTCGAACTCGCCACCGCCGATCCCGAGGTGAGCTCCATCGTGCTCACCGGCGCCGGCGAGAAGGCCTTCTGCGCAGGCGGTGACCTGAAGGAGATGGGCGCCCCGGTCGACGCGCTCGCCGAACACCGTGGCCGCGGAGCACTGGCCGAGTTCTTCGGCAAGCTCTGGGCGGCGGGGAAGCCGACCATCGCCCGAGTGGACGGCTACTGCCTCGCGGGCGGCTTCGGCGTGGCGCTGGCCTGCGACATCGTCGTGGCCTCGGACCGCTCCACCTTCGGCGCCCCCGAGGTCAAGGTCGGCTTGTGGCCCTACATGATCACACTGCCGTTGATCCGCTCCATGCCGCCCAAACTGGCGCTCAAGCTGATGATGACCGGCGAACGCATCGACGCCCGACGCGGCGCGGAGATCGGTTTCGTCACCGACGTGGTGTCGCCAGACCAACTGGACACGCAGGTCACGGACTACGTCAGCACCTTCCGCTCGGTGTCGCCACAAGCCGTCGCGCTCGGCCGGGGCGCCTTCTACCAGGTGGTCGACCACGAGCCGCAGGCCCGCCTCTCCCAGCTGCACGCCGGCCTCGGGGTGGCCCTGACCATGCCGGACGCCGCGGAGGGCCTCGCAGCTTTCGCGGAGAAGCGACCGCCCCGCTGGGCGAGGGAGCAGTGA
- a CDS encoding CaiB/BaiF CoA-transferase family protein, with protein MRPLDDVTVVDFSRYAPGLFGTRVLADLGARVVSVEPPGLGEESPLYRAASARANGDHPFWRGRRSAVLDLRSDAGRAAAQTLIAGADVVVEGFRPGVADRLGIGFDTARSLRPNIVYCAVTGYGQQGPDAKRPGHDLNYLSEAGVLSLTSSGQDQPGIPLNLVADLAGGGLTTAVAILGALHSARRGSEAQYLDVAMVRSVLALLAPVEAMTRAGTPDPSWRAGMLNGAAPYYRCYRTRDGGWVAVGAIEPKFYSALCIGTGLPEFADKQADQDEWPMLEAALTQVFATRDRDEWCTALADAAVTPVLDVPAAWERAAPWTQAGPAAMTLVPGLIEPRPKDGYAHRAGADTAEVLREFGCTPAAISAVTSE; from the coding sequence GTGCGACCGCTGGACGATGTGACCGTCGTCGACTTCAGCCGCTACGCCCCCGGACTGTTCGGCACCCGGGTCCTCGCCGACCTGGGTGCACGGGTGGTCAGTGTCGAGCCTCCCGGTCTCGGCGAGGAGTCACCGCTCTACCGGGCCGCGAGCGCCCGCGCCAACGGCGACCATCCCTTCTGGCGGGGCCGCCGCTCGGCGGTGCTCGATCTGCGTTCGGACGCGGGCCGTGCCGCAGCACAGACACTGATCGCCGGCGCGGACGTCGTCGTCGAAGGCTTCCGCCCCGGAGTCGCCGACCGGCTCGGGATCGGGTTCGACACGGCACGGTCTCTGCGGCCGAACATCGTGTACTGCGCCGTGACCGGCTACGGCCAACAGGGACCGGACGCGAAGCGGCCCGGCCACGACCTCAACTATCTGTCCGAGGCGGGCGTGCTGTCGCTCACCTCTTCCGGACAAGACCAGCCCGGGATCCCGCTCAATCTCGTCGCAGACCTGGCCGGTGGTGGCCTGACCACGGCAGTCGCGATCCTCGGCGCACTGCACAGCGCCCGACGCGGATCCGAGGCCCAGTACCTCGACGTCGCCATGGTGCGCAGTGTCCTGGCCCTGCTCGCTCCGGTAGAGGCGATGACTCGCGCCGGGACACCGGACCCTTCGTGGCGCGCAGGGATGCTCAACGGCGCTGCCCCCTACTACCGCTGCTACCGCACGCGCGACGGTGGGTGGGTCGCCGTGGGCGCCATCGAACCAAAGTTCTATTCCGCGCTCTGCATCGGAACCGGGCTTCCCGAATTCGCCGACAAGCAGGCGGACCAGGACGAGTGGCCGATGCTCGAGGCGGCGCTCACCCAGGTATTCGCCACCCGTGACCGGGACGAGTGGTGCACCGCGCTCGCCGATGCCGCCGTCACCCCGGTCCTCGACGTGCCCGCTGCCTGGGAGCGGGCAGCCCCCTGGACACAGGCAGGCCCCGCCGCCATGACCTTGGTGCCCGGTCTGATCGAACCTCGGCCCAAGGACGGGTATGCGCACCGGGCCGGCGCGGACACAGCCGAGGTGCTGCGCGAGTTCGGGTGCACTCCGGCCGCGATCAGCGCGGTCACCTCCGAGTAG
- a CDS encoding mycofactocin-coupled SDR family oxidoreductase translates to MTGKFTGKVVLVTGAARGQGRAEALRFAEQGASLILIDIADDHGIDGLPYTLATKAEFDESVAACKALDAPVHAVVADTRDLPALECAVQAGVAQLGGLDIVVANAGVYSVGRIAVAGDNGVEVLSAQSWQDMLDVNLTGVYHTVRATAPIMVEQGRGGAIVLTSSGAGLRGSANIGHYVAAKHGVVGLMKTLANELGPHGIRVNTVNPGQVDTPMIQHETNYRLFRPDLAEPTAEDYRQASIPMNKMQVPWVEPIDVANAVAFLASDEARYITGVALPVDAGTVA, encoded by the coding sequence ATGACAGGAAAGTTCACCGGCAAGGTCGTCCTGGTCACAGGGGCAGCGCGTGGTCAAGGGCGGGCCGAGGCGCTGCGTTTCGCAGAGCAGGGGGCATCGCTGATACTGATCGACATCGCCGATGACCACGGGATCGACGGATTGCCCTACACCTTGGCCACCAAGGCCGAGTTCGACGAATCCGTCGCCGCCTGCAAGGCGCTCGACGCGCCGGTGCACGCTGTCGTCGCCGACACCCGCGATCTGCCCGCGCTCGAGTGCGCGGTGCAGGCCGGGGTGGCACAACTCGGTGGGCTGGATATCGTCGTCGCCAATGCGGGCGTTTACAGCGTCGGCCGGATCGCAGTCGCCGGGGACAACGGCGTCGAAGTGCTGTCGGCGCAGTCCTGGCAGGACATGCTCGACGTCAACCTCACCGGCGTCTACCACACCGTGCGAGCGACTGCTCCGATCATGGTCGAGCAGGGCCGCGGCGGCGCGATCGTCCTGACCAGCTCGGGTGCGGGCTTACGGGGCAGCGCGAACATCGGGCACTACGTCGCCGCCAAGCACGGTGTCGTCGGGCTGATGAAGACACTCGCGAACGAGTTGGGTCCGCACGGTATCCGCGTCAACACCGTGAATCCGGGGCAGGTAGACACCCCCATGATCCAGCACGAGACCAACTACCGGCTGTTCCGGCCCGACCTGGCCGAACCGACGGCCGAGGACTACCGGCAGGCGTCCATCCCCATGAACAAGATGCAGGTGCCGTGGGTCGAGCCCATCGACGTCGCCAACGCCGTCGCATTCCTGGCCTCCGACGAGGCCCGCTACATCACCGGCGTCGCCCTACCGGTCGACGCAGGCACCGTGGCCTGA
- a CDS encoding pyridoxamine 5'-phosphate oxidase family protein, with protein MSRPPTSSVRMPRSEVDTFLRDGHTGILTTLRSDGMPIAMPVWYALVEGTVIVETRGKKLARLRHDPRASFLVESGRHWAELRAVHLTGWAEVLSPDTAAAIAEPVRVEMARKYATYRTDLSEMPAPTREVYESGGTLVRLHPDERILHWDNRRLGLPIS; from the coding sequence ATGAGCCGACCCCCCACATCCAGCGTCCGGATGCCCCGCAGCGAGGTCGACACATTCCTCCGAGACGGGCACACGGGGATCCTCACGACCCTCCGGTCAGACGGGATGCCGATAGCAATGCCTGTCTGGTATGCCCTCGTCGAGGGCACGGTGATCGTGGAGACCCGCGGGAAGAAGCTCGCTCGGCTCCGCCACGATCCCCGAGCGTCGTTCCTGGTCGAAAGCGGTCGACATTGGGCCGAACTCCGAGCGGTACACCTGACTGGGTGGGCCGAGGTCCTCAGCCCGGACACTGCAGCGGCGATCGCCGAGCCGGTGCGCGTCGAGATGGCCCGGAAGTACGCGACCTACCGCACCGACCTGTCGGAGATGCCCGCACCGACCCGTGAGGTGTACGAGAGCGGGGGCACCCTCGTCCGCCTGCATCCTGACGAGCGGATTCTGCACTGGGACAATCGACGACTTGGGCTGCCGATCTCCTGA
- a CDS encoding IclR family transcriptional regulator: MTDRMSHTLVSGRSAGSASVARRADYRSAIDKAVSVLDAFEGCDGTAVGVSELSRRTGLAKSTVYRIVGSLVRNGIVEPVGSRYRIGLRLERIARPEQPQDDLLREVLTPFLVELHQATGLTVHLGVLRGGDVVYLNKLHGRHRHRCPTRIGGRAPSYCTAIGKALLTGSPSTVDAVVARGLRGWTPSTARDAEGLRYMLDRTREEGVAVDEEECRPALGCMAVLVTGPAGVPNAALSIAGAAGEVTMGAHGADLRRIGYAARLSLREELAVRFEGSHLSGRHGDCSGGTDRPVPDGLRRTVVR; the protein is encoded by the coding sequence ATGACCGACCGGATGTCGCACACGCTCGTCTCAGGTCGGTCCGCGGGGTCCGCCTCCGTGGCACGTCGGGCCGACTACCGGTCGGCCATCGACAAGGCGGTGAGTGTGCTCGACGCCTTCGAGGGGTGCGACGGCACGGCGGTCGGGGTCAGTGAACTCTCGCGACGGACCGGTCTGGCGAAGTCCACCGTGTACCGGATAGTCGGCTCTCTGGTTCGCAACGGGATCGTGGAGCCGGTCGGAAGCCGGTATCGGATCGGTCTGCGTCTTGAGCGGATCGCCCGTCCGGAACAGCCCCAGGACGATCTCCTCCGCGAGGTACTTACTCCGTTTCTCGTCGAGCTCCATCAGGCCACCGGCCTGACGGTCCATCTCGGTGTTTTGCGTGGCGGCGACGTGGTCTATCTGAACAAGCTGCACGGTCGGCACCGGCATCGCTGCCCCACACGTATCGGGGGGCGTGCACCCAGCTACTGCACGGCGATCGGGAAAGCTCTCCTCACTGGTTCGCCGTCGACTGTGGATGCCGTTGTTGCGAGGGGGCTTCGTGGGTGGACCCCGAGCACCGCTCGGGACGCCGAGGGCCTCCGGTACATGCTCGACCGGACCCGTGAGGAGGGGGTCGCGGTCGACGAGGAGGAATGCCGGCCCGCCCTGGGCTGCATGGCGGTGCTGGTCACAGGCCCTGCCGGCGTTCCGAACGCGGCCTTGTCGATCGCAGGCGCTGCGGGCGAGGTGACGATGGGAGCCCACGGCGCCGATCTGCGCAGGATCGGCTACGCGGCACGGCTATCTTTGCGCGAGGAGCTCGCCGTCCGGTTCGAGGGTTCCCACCTGTCCGGTCGCCACGGCGACTGCAGCGGGGGTACCGACCGACCGGTACCCGACGGGCTCCGGCGGACGGTCGTCCGGTGA
- a CDS encoding NAD(P)/FAD-dependent oxidoreductase, which translates to MHVLVVGASVGGIATADSLRAEGFEGRITVVEAEPHLPYDKPPLSKGALAPGWDACRGLLRPEQHYRDNRIELRLGQRVTGLDPHRTSVTLDSGERIQADAVVLAPGLRARHLSPESMLPGVWSVRSRDDSDGLRSALHGRPRVVIVGAGFIGVEVASAARSLGCAVSVVESRRAPFDGIFGSEVAQALARRLTTHDIELHTGVGVGSVRGHRRAEQVVLADGTRLPADVVVLGLGATPELGWLAGSGLDLSDGIVCDAYGRTGVPGVYAVGDVAAWWDPGAACHRRVEHWTTAKEHGAAVGYTIAHPDSVPRGVGPVPYFWSDHFGRRMQFLGTSAGHDETTTVHGDLDTDEFVVLYGRDGMLTGALGLSAARMLAQFRVALGQRSPLDAVLNPARLGPDS; encoded by the coding sequence ATGCACGTACTGGTCGTCGGAGCCTCTGTCGGCGGCATCGCCACGGCTGACTCCCTGCGGGCCGAGGGGTTTGAGGGCCGGATCACCGTGGTCGAAGCCGAGCCGCACCTGCCCTATGACAAGCCACCGTTGTCCAAGGGCGCTCTCGCACCGGGCTGGGACGCGTGTCGAGGGTTGCTCCGTCCGGAACAGCACTACCGGGACAACCGGATCGAACTGCGGCTCGGACAGCGGGTGACCGGACTCGATCCCCATAGAACCTCTGTGACACTCGATTCCGGTGAACGGATTCAGGCTGACGCCGTGGTGCTCGCACCCGGGCTGCGGGCCCGCCACCTGTCGCCGGAATCGATGCTGCCGGGCGTATGGAGTGTGCGCTCCCGCGACGACAGCGACGGTCTGCGCTCGGCACTGCACGGGCGTCCCCGGGTGGTTATCGTCGGAGCGGGCTTCATCGGGGTCGAGGTGGCCTCTGCCGCGCGGTCACTGGGATGCGCTGTGTCGGTGGTCGAGTCTCGACGAGCCCCCTTCGACGGCATCTTCGGCTCAGAAGTCGCCCAAGCTCTCGCGCGGCGGTTGACCACCCACGACATCGAACTCCACACGGGGGTCGGCGTGGGCAGCGTACGGGGCCACCGTCGCGCGGAGCAGGTCGTCCTGGCCGACGGCACTCGTCTGCCGGCCGATGTCGTCGTGCTCGGACTCGGCGCGACCCCGGAGCTCGGCTGGTTGGCCGGAAGCGGGCTCGACCTGTCCGACGGGATCGTGTGTGACGCGTACGGACGGACCGGGGTCCCCGGCGTCTATGCCGTCGGTGATGTCGCCGCGTGGTGGGATCCGGGGGCGGCGTGTCATCGTCGTGTCGAGCACTGGACCACGGCGAAAGAGCACGGCGCGGCTGTCGGGTACACCATCGCCCATCCCGACTCGGTGCCCCGCGGGGTCGGCCCCGTCCCATACTTCTGGTCAGACCATTTCGGGCGGCGGATGCAGTTCCTCGGTACGTCCGCCGGACACGACGAGACGACTACGGTGCACGGGGATCTCGATACCGACGAGTTCGTCGTACTCTACGGTCGGGACGGGATGCTCACGGGTGCGTTGGGACTTTCCGCGGCGCGGATGCTCGCACAGTTTCGGGTTGCGCTGGGCCAGCGCAGCCCGCTCGATGCGGTTCTCAATCCTGCTCGACTGGGACCGGATTCATGA
- a CDS encoding ferredoxin — MRLRVDEDKCCGFAACLSAPEVFDLDNDQIAVVLVKGDLPTELESGAREAAAACPTDAIVIEE, encoded by the coding sequence ATGCGACTGCGAGTAGACGAAGACAAGTGCTGCGGCTTCGCGGCGTGCCTGAGCGCACCGGAGGTGTTCGATCTCGACAACGACCAGATCGCCGTGGTTCTGGTGAAGGGAGATCTGCCGACCGAGCTGGAGTCCGGTGCACGAGAAGCGGCCGCGGCCTGCCCGACCGATGCCATCGTCATCGAGGAGTAG